A stretch of Amycolatopsis balhimycina FH 1894 DNA encodes these proteins:
- a CDS encoding SDR family NAD(P)-dependent oxidoreductase, producing FEGAFASLAGAGLDVVLNSLTGEFIDASLRLLKPGGHFLEMGKTDVRESPPGVRYRAFDLSEAGPDRMGEMLAELLRLFAKDAIRPLPVRVWDVRRARSAFRHMQQAKHIGKLVLTMPPVWDRAATVLVTGGTGGLAAHLARHLVAQGQRHVLLAGRRGAAAAGAAELRAELGEAVSFAACDVRDFEAVRKLVSDLRLTAVVHAAGVLDDGVLESMTPERLDTVFAPKADAAWNLHRATEGRPLAAFVLYSSVAGVFGAGGQGNYAAANTFLDALAAYRRQQGLPATSIAWGPWAASSGMTSTLGEADRHRTKASGVAEIDAGQGTAMFEAAIGTDEPLIVATAANPAGAGAPADVPPLLRNLVRAARRTAVGAAASQAGLVEKLTALPEDERLTLLLDLVRAEAAAVLALPTPGELKADREFQELGVNSLTAVELRNRLTAATGLRMSATLVFDYATPRALAAHLLAELVAGAGLDSGPSVLAELDRLEAAMAAGEPDELTRTGVTGRLRALLALWGTSDRGTGAGGGVAELIESASTDDVFAFIDNELGRLKNR from the coding sequence ACTTCGAGGGGGCGTTTGCGTCGCTGGCTGGTGCGGGTTTGGACGTGGTGCTGAATTCGTTGACCGGTGAGTTCATCGATGCTTCGTTGCGCCTGCTGAAGCCCGGTGGGCACTTCCTGGAGATGGGCAAGACCGACGTCCGGGAGAGCCCGCCGGGCGTGCGGTACCGGGCGTTCGACCTGTCCGAGGCCGGCCCGGACCGGATGGGCGAAATGCTGGCGGAGCTGCTCCGGCTGTTCGCCAAGGACGCGATCCGGCCGTTGCCGGTCCGCGTCTGGGACGTCCGCCGGGCCCGCAGCGCGTTCCGCCACATGCAGCAGGCCAAGCACATCGGCAAGCTGGTGCTGACCATGCCGCCGGTCTGGGACCGGGCGGCGACCGTGCTGGTCACCGGTGGCACCGGTGGGCTGGCCGCGCACTTGGCGCGGCACCTGGTGGCCCAGGGGCAGCGGCATGTGCTGTTGGCAGGCCGGCGTGGTGCCGCGGCTGCGGGTGCGGCGGAGTTGCGGGCTGAGCTGGGTGAGGCGGTCTCGTTCGCCGCATGCGACGTCAGGGACTTCGAGGCCGTGCGCAAGCTGGTGTCGGATCTCCGGTTGACGGCTGTCGTTCATGCCGCGGGTGTTCTGGATGACGGGGTGCTGGAGTCGATGACCCCCGAGCGGCTGGACACCGTGTTCGCGCCCAAGGCTGACGCCGCGTGGAATCTGCACCGGGCGACCGAAGGCCGGCCGCTGGCCGCGTTCGTGCTCTACTCCTCGGTGGCCGGCGTGTTCGGGGCCGGCGGGCAGGGCAACTACGCGGCGGCCAACACCTTCCTGGACGCCTTGGCCGCCTATCGCCGGCAGCAGGGCCTGCCGGCGACCTCGATCGCCTGGGGCCCGTGGGCGGCCTCCAGCGGCATGACCAGCACGCTCGGCGAGGCCGACCGCCACCGCACCAAGGCAAGCGGCGTCGCCGAAATCGACGCGGGCCAAGGCACGGCCATGTTCGAGGCCGCCATCGGCACGGACGAGCCACTGATCGTCGCCACCGCGGCGAACCCGGCCGGGGCCGGAGCGCCGGCCGACGTGCCGCCGCTGCTGCGCAACCTGGTCCGCGCGGCCCGGCGGACGGCCGTCGGCGCGGCCGCCTCGCAGGCGGGCCTGGTGGAAAAGCTGACCGCACTGCCCGAGGACGAGCGGCTCACCCTGCTGCTCGACCTCGTGCGCGCCGAGGCCGCCGCGGTGCTGGCTCTGCCGACGCCCGGCGAGCTCAAAGCCGACCGCGAGTTCCAGGAACTCGGCGTCAACTCCCTGACCGCGGTCGAGCTGCGCAACCGGCTGACCGCCGCCACCGGGCTGCGGATGTCCGCGACGCTGGTGTTCGACTACGCCACGCCGCGGGCGCTGGCCGCGCACCTGCTGGCCGAACTGGTCGCCGGCGCCGGCCTCGACAGCGGGCCGTCGGTGCTGGCCGAGCTGGACCGGCTGGAAGCCGCGATGGCGGCCGGCGAACCGGACGAGCTGACCCGCACCGGCGTCACCGGCCGCCTGCGCGCGCTGCTGGCGCTGTGGGGGACGAGCGACCGCGGCACCGGAGCCGGCGGCGGGGTGGCCGAACTCATCGAATCCGCCAGCACCGACGACGTCTTCGCCTTCATCGACAACGAACTCGGCCGGCTGAAGAACCGCTGA